AGTGTACGATTCGTTTGTGGCCTCAAACGTGAAGCTTTCTTTGATGGAGCAGCTTCCCGACGATTACCCGATCTACATTGTCACCGCGGCAGGCACGAAGGACGAGCAAGTAAAGCGCGTGCCGCTTTATGAGTTGGACCGCGAGACGGGGCTTGACAACTTGACAAGCGTCTACGTGCCGCCGGTGAAGGACGAGCCGTTGCTTTACCACCGGTTTGAGACGCTGCGCCGCGTCATCGCTACGCTGAGAGGGCCGAACGGCTGTCCATGGGATCGGAAGCAGACGCATGCGTCGCTGAAGCGTTATTTGCTTGAGGAGGCGTATGAGCTGCTCGAGGCGATTGACGAGGGTGACGATGATCATATGGTCGAGGAGCTCGGCGACGTATTGCTGCAAGTAATGCTCCATGCGCAAATCGGCGCCGACCGAGGGTTGTTTTCGATCGACGACGTCATCCGCACGCTGACGGCGAAAATGATCCGACGCCACCCGCATGTGTTTGGCGATGTCACGGCCGAGACGGCCGAACAAGTCGTTGCCAACTGGGAGAAGATCAAGGAGAAAGAAAAAGGAGGCGGGCTTTCGGAATCGATTCTTGCCGACATTCCGAAAAATCTGCCGGGGACGATGCGGGCGTACGAGCTGCAGAAACGAGCGGCGAAAGTCGGGTTTGACTGGGATGATGCCGCGCCGATATGGCAAAAAGTCGAAGAAGAAATGGCCGAGTTTCGAGCCGAAACGTCCGGCGGCCGTCGCGATCGGCTTGTCGGCGAGTTTGGCGATCTATTGTTCGCGCTCATCAACCTTGCCCGTTATTACGGGATTCAACCGGAAGAAGCGTTGCAAATGGCCAACGACAAATT
Above is a window of Geobacillus thermoleovorans DNA encoding:
- a CDS encoding bifunctional methyltransferase/pyrophosphohydrolase YabN, coding for MNTIYVFGLGAGDVKQLPIGVYRKLKRAHPLFLRTKEHPVVKWLTEEGIAFTSFDEVYEKHEQFADVYADIVDRLTEQAKRGDVFYAVPGHPLVAERTVQLLFEAERRGVCRIVIEGGQSFLDALFTAVRIDPIEGFQLLDATTFRGEEWSPSLHAVFCQVYDSFVASNVKLSLMEQLPDDYPIYIVTAAGTKDEQVKRVPLYELDRETGLDNLTSVYVPPVKDEPLLYHRFETLRRVIATLRGPNGCPWDRKQTHASLKRYLLEEAYELLEAIDEGDDDHMVEELGDVLLQVMLHAQIGADRGLFSIDDVIRTLTAKMIRRHPHVFGDVTAETAEQVVANWEKIKEKEKGGGLSESILADIPKNLPGTMRAYELQKRAAKVGFDWDDAAPIWQKVEEEMAEFRAETSGGRRDRLVGEFGDLLFALINLARYYGIQPEEALQMANDKFARRFAYIEEQVRKSGRSITSFSLAELDRFWEEAKENER